In one window of Anser cygnoides isolate HZ-2024a breed goose chromosome 3, Taihu_goose_T2T_genome, whole genome shotgun sequence DNA:
- the CCN2 gene encoding CCN family member 2 — protein sequence MSPSSLAAALLLLVALLGPDEARGQECSGQCQCGAGPGPSCPAGVSLVLDGCGCCRVCAKQLGELCTERDPCDHHKGLFCDFGSPANRRIGVCTARDGAPCVFGGMVYRSGESFQSSCKYQCTCLDGAVGCVPLCSMDVRLPSPDCPFPRRVKLPGKCCEEWVCDEPKEQTAVGPALAAYRLEDTYGPDPTMMRANCLVQTTEWSACSKTCGMGISTRVTNDNAFCRLEKQSRLCMVRPCEVDLEENIKKGKKCIRTPKISKPIKFELSGCTSVKTYRAKFCGVCTDGRCCTPHRTATLPVEFKCPDGEIMKRKMMFIKTCACHYNCPGDNDIFESLYYRKMYGDMA from the exons ATGTCCCCGTCCAGCCTCGccgccgccctcctcctcctcgtcgcCCTCCTCGGCCCG GACGAGGCCCGCGGGCAGGAGTGCAGCGGGCAGTGCCagtgcggggccgggcccggccccagcTGCCCCGCCGGCGTCTCCCTGGTGCTCGACGGCTGCGGCTGCTGCCGGGTGTGCGCCAAGCAGCTGGGCGAGCTGTGCACCGAGCGCGACCCCTGCGACCACCACAAGGGGCTCTTCTGCGACTTCGGCTCCCCCGCCAACCGCAGGATCGGCGTCTGCACCG CTCGGGACGGCGCCCCGTGTGTCTTCGGCGGCATGGTGTACCGGAGCGGGGAGTCCTTCCAGAGCAGCTGCAAGTACCAGTGCACCTGCCTGGACGGGGCGGTGGGCTGCGTGCCCCTCTGCAGCATGGACGTGCGCCTGCCCAGCCCCGACTGCCCCTTCCCGCGGAGGGTGAAGCTCCCCGGCAAGTGCTGCGAGGAGTGGGTCTGTGACGAGCCCAAGGAGCAGACTGCTGTGGGACCTGCTCTTGCTG CGTACAGACTGGAAGACACTTACGGTCCGGACCCGACCATGATGCGTGCCAACTGCCTGGTGCAGACCACCGAATGGAGTGCCTGCTCCAAGACCTGCGGCATGGGCATCTCAACCAGGGTCACCAACGATAATGCCTTCTGCAGACTGGAGAAACAGAGCAGGCTCTGCATGGTCAGACCTTGTGAAGTGGACCTGGAGGAAAATATCAAG aaaggcaaaaagtgCATTCGCACCCCCAAAATCTCCAAGCCCATCAAGTTTGAGCTGTCTGGCTGCACCAGCGTGAAGACCTACAGAGCTAAGTTCTGTGGTGTCTGCACTGACGGGCGCTGCTGCACACCCCACAGAACAGCCACCCTCCCCGTGGAGTTCAAGTGCCCTGATGGGGAGatcatgaaaaggaaaatgatgttCATCAAGACCTGCGCGTGCCACTACAACTGCCCTGGAGACAACGACATCTTCGAGTCTCTGTACTACAGGAAGATGTATGGAGACATGGCATAA